The Synergistota bacterium genomic interval GGCGACTCTATTGAGATCGTCAATTTTGTAGGAGGAGGGTAAAATGAATGATCCGTTAATAATAAGAGGAATTGAGTTTAAATCAAGGTTATGGGTAGGCACAGGTAAGTATAAAAGTTTTGAAGAAACTGCCCGTGCAATAGAAGCTTCTGGCACAGATGTGGTTACAGTTGCTGTAAGAAGAGTAAATATTATAGATCGTTCCAAGGAAAATCTTCTTGACTATATTGATCCTAAGAAATACAAAATTTTACCAAATACTG includes:
- a CDS encoding thiazole synthase; this encodes MNDPLIIRGIEFKSRLWVGTGKYKSFEETARAIEASGTDVVTVAVRRVNIIDRSKENLLDYIDPKKYKILPNT